The region CGGAGTCATTGCGCAGAATAATCGCTTTGGGCGAAAATTCACTGCGAATGATATCTACGATCATGTCTTGATGGATATCCATGCCTGCGGTGAGAATTTGCATAACCCAATAATCGCCGTACCGATCTATAGTTAGTCCCGGCAGGTCATCGGATTCGCCGAAAACGACCCGGTAACAGGATTGGTCCGCGTAAAAAACCTGTCGCCGCTCGTAAGCATTCCGGATGCGTTCGAGAAAAAAATGACGATTGATTTCAACCGGTTTAAAGCTCAGGATGCGCACGGCAATAAGCGAATAGGGATTAATATATCCCACACCGACAGGATAACCGTTGGCATCCGTTATTTTGACGGACTCGCCGGGCTCATACGATTTGAGCGAGTCATGGATTTCGTTGCTGAATATCCACCGATGACCGTTGCGAATGCGGTGATCGTGTTTGGGCTTGAGTTGTATAGTTTTCATGGCGGACGAAAATATATGATTTGCATGTGATAAGCAAACGTAAGAAACTTTGCCGTGATTTAAGATCGTATGGATAAATGAGATACACCTGTTCATGCGTATGTAAGAGTGGTTTTTACGGCGTACTAAAAATACATGTGAATTATTTTCATGCTCAAGCGCTGTATTTTGTGATCCGACGAAAGATTTAACAATGCGATTGTGGAGGTGTTACTTACGATAAAACTAACGTTGAATCGTAACGGTTTTTTTAAAGATAAACCGAGGTTAATTTTTTGAATTTTCTGATTGACAATCCTTATTGAGTTGTATATCTTCGCCCAGTTTTAGAATAATATTACACCTAACGTTATAGGAGTTTTGCAATGCCCAATCATAAGTCCGCGGTCGAGCGTGTTCGCCGAAACAAAAAGCAGCAGGACAAAAACAAAAATCATAAACGCCAGATGAAAGAGGCGGTCAAAGCGGTCACCACGGCTAAAGACAAAAAAACGGCCCAGGATCAATTGAAACAAACCGTCAGCGTACTGGACAAACTTGTGGTCAAAGGTATCATCCACAAGAACCAAGCGGCCAATCAAAAATCGAAATTAGCTAAAAAAGTGCAAGCTTTGGCTTAATTTTTTATTTTATTGTAATAAAAAAGGCCCGGTGCATTCGCATCGGGCTTTTTTTTATTCTTCTACCTTTAATTCGATTTTTTGAGCCTCTTCCATAAAGACCTGCCGATCATAAAACGGAATTTTTTCATCCCCCACATATTGATAGCGCTCATGACCGCGACCTGCGATCACTACAAAATCGCCTTCTTGTGCAATCTGAAGGCTTCGGCGAATAGCTTCACGCCGATCTATGATGATTTCGTGCCGCGTTCCGGATAACTCACGCGTGATATCCTGGATGATGGCTTCCGGTGATTCGTGATGAATATCATCCGTCGTAATGATTGTGTGTTCGGAAGCGGTTGTAGCTATTTTTCCCATCATCGGTCGTTTTGAAGGATCGCGGCTGCCGGGGCAACCGAATACCGTAATAAGGCGACGACCCTGAGGTTTTATTCGGTTCACCTCTTGTAAAAGTTTTTCCAATCCGTCCGGCGTGTGGGCAAAATCAATGATAACATTAAATGTACCGGCTTTGTACCAATTAAAACGTCCGTCCACCGTCGGCAGCGTGGGAAATTTTTCAGCACCGACGGCCATGTCTAGGCCGAGCCCTTCAAGAACACCGTAAGCGGCCAATGCGTTATACGCGTTAAATTCTCCGATCATGCGTGTCTCTATAGCGGCGGATTTTCCGTCTTGAACAAAGACGATAGTCTGAAGGCGTGAATCGGGATTAAATTTTATTTTTTCCAATCTTAACGTGGCACTATTTTTTTTGCCATATTCTACGATGCGGTGACCGGAGGGGACCGATTTGCGCATACCTCCGCTAAAATCATCATCTCCGTTGATCACGGCAAAACCGATCGGTTTGAGCATGCTAAAGAGTAAAGCCTTGGTCGAAAAATAATCGTCCATCGAAGCGTGCAGTTCACGATGTTCGTGCGTCAGATTGGTAAATACCGCCGCATCAAAACGAAGGCCCCATACACGTTTAAGTTTGAGTGCGTGCGAAGAAACTTCCATGACAACATGCGTTGCACCTTTATCCATACCTTCGCGCAGATATTTGTGGAGCATTGGAGCGGGCGGTGTTGTAAAATCCGTCGGTATGATTCGGCCGCACACTTCAAACCCCGTCGTACCCAGAAACACGGTTTTGTGGCCCAATGCCTTAAGAGTTTCATTGATAAATTTGGCTGTTGTCGTTTTTCCGTTGGTGCCTGTAATACCGATAAAAGCCATAGGCGCATTGGTCGTGCCGTAAAAAGAAGCGGAGGACTCCGCCATAAACTGAGTCAGGTTTTCTACCTGTACGTAAGTCACGCGGGTTTTGGGAGGGAATTGTACTTTAGCGTATAATTCGTCCGATACGATGACGGACGCGCCTTTTTGTATGGCGTGCGCTATGAATTTGTTACCGTCTTTTTGCGTACCACGGATGGCGTAAAAAATGTTATCCTTTTGTGCAAAACGTGAATCGGTACAAAGTCCGGTAACGGTGAGGCTCGTGCTGCCATAAACATTGCGTACTAAAGCGTTATTATTAAGAATCTCACGTAATGTTTTTTTCATGATCCGGTTTTTCAGAATGTTGTTGTTTGACGAAGTATTTTACAACCGCTTCCATATTGTTGGAGAATTTCTTGAGAGCATCTACGGTTTCCGCGTAACGTTCGCTGGATGCGGCTAATGCGCGCATATCAGCGGAAATATCGTTAAATGAAAAGGATATCTGCCGATTGGCCAAACGCTGTTGATTGATCGATATATATATTTGTTTGGCCGCATCGGAGGAACGTTGCGCCCATTCTAAAATTTCTTTGAGGTTCGTCAGTGTTTGTTGGGCCATATCGGCGCTGCTGACCGTATGTTCGGAAGTTTCTTGCGCGACGGTGACTAAGCGCGTTGTGGCCTCCTGTACCTGATCAATCATACGTTGAATGTTTTTAACGGAACTCGTAACACGATCCGAAAGCGACCGTACTTCATTGGCAACGACTTTGAATCGTTTGCCGTGTTCGCCGGCGGAACT is a window of bacterium DNA encoding:
- the rpsT gene encoding 30S ribosomal protein S20, with translation MPNHKSAVERVRRNKKQQDKNKNHKRQMKEAVKAVTTAKDKKTAQDQLKQTVSVLDKLVVKGIIHKNQAANQKSKLAKKVQALA
- a CDS encoding UDP-N-acetylmuramoyl-L-alanyl-D-glutamate--2,6-diaminopimelate ligase, whose protein sequence is MKKTLREILNNNALVRNVYGSTSLTVTGLCTDSRFAQKDNIFYAIRGTQKDGNKFIAHAIQKGASVIVSDELYAKVQFPPKTRVTYVQVENLTQFMAESSASFYGTTNAPMAFIGITGTNGKTTTAKFINETLKALGHKTVFLGTTGFEVCGRIIPTDFTTPPAPMLHKYLREGMDKGATHVVMEVSSHALKLKRVWGLRFDAAVFTNLTHEHRELHASMDDYFSTKALLFSMLKPIGFAVINGDDDFSGGMRKSVPSGHRIVEYGKKNSATLRLEKIKFNPDSRLQTIVFVQDGKSAAIETRMIGEFNAYNALAAYGVLEGLGLDMAVGAEKFPTLPTVDGRFNWYKAGTFNVIIDFAHTPDGLEKLLQEVNRIKPQGRRLITVFGCPGSRDPSKRPMMGKIATTASEHTIITTDDIHHESPEAIIQDITRELSGTRHEIIIDRREAIRRSLQIAQEGDFVVIAGRGHERYQYVGDEKIPFYDRQVFMEEAQKIELKVEE